A window of the Rhodothermales bacterium genome harbors these coding sequences:
- a CDS encoding NAD-dependent epimerase/dehydratase family protein has product MRRILVTGANGQIGGELVRRLRAKHGPSAVLGSDLNPAVGDAADGRHVVLDVRDRVRMERVIDEEGIDGVYHLASLLSVTGEANPDLAWEVNLQGLKNILDIARSRPFQLFWPSSIAVFGPATPKIDTPQYTVIEPTTMYGVTKRAGEMLCQYYARRYGIDVRSIRYPGIISYAVEPGGGTTDYAIDMLRAAAAGSGYTCFLRPDSRLPMMYMPDAIDATLDIMEAPVAAITIRSSYNLAAISFSPDELGASIRRQAPGFVPIYAPDHRQQIADSWPQTIDDSFARKEWGWNHRYGLDAMVDDMLDNLTVRV; this is encoded by the coding sequence ATGCGACGGATACTGGTTACGGGCGCGAACGGTCAGATCGGCGGAGAACTCGTCCGCCGATTACGCGCGAAGCACGGACCATCCGCGGTGCTGGGGTCGGATCTGAATCCGGCGGTGGGCGACGCCGCCGACGGCCGGCATGTAGTGCTGGATGTGCGCGACCGGGTGCGCATGGAGCGGGTGATCGACGAGGAGGGGATCGATGGGGTGTACCACCTGGCCAGCCTGCTCTCCGTCACCGGCGAGGCGAACCCGGATCTCGCGTGGGAGGTGAATCTGCAGGGCTTAAAAAATATCCTCGATATCGCGCGGAGCCGGCCGTTTCAGCTCTTCTGGCCCAGTTCGATCGCCGTGTTTGGCCCCGCGACCCCGAAGATCGACACCCCGCAGTATACCGTTATCGAACCTACCACGATGTACGGCGTGACGAAGCGCGCCGGCGAGATGCTGTGCCAGTATTATGCGCGGAGGTACGGTATCGACGTGCGGAGCATCCGTTACCCCGGCATCATCAGTTATGCCGTCGAGCCTGGCGGAGGAACGACCGATTATGCGATCGACATGTTGCGCGCGGCGGCGGCCGGCTCGGGGTACACCTGTTTCTTGCGTCCGGACAGCCGTCTTCCTATGATGTACATGCCGGATGCCATCGATGCTACGCTGGACATCATGGAGGCGCCGGTCGCGGCGATCACGATCCGGTCCAGCTACAATCTCGCCGCCATCAGTTTTTCACCCGATGAACTGGGGGCGTCGATCCGCCGGCAGGCGCCGGGTTTTGTACCCATCTATGCGCCGGACCACCGCCAGCAGATCGCCGACTCCTGGCCCCAGACGATCGATGACTCGTTCGCCCGTAAGGAATGGGGATGGAATCATCGGTACGGCCTCGACGCCATGGTCGACGATATGCTGGATAACTTGACGGTTCGGGTGTAA
- the kbl gene encoding glycine C-acetyltransferase — protein MIETAIEQFRAELDTIREAGLYKAERVITTPQSAEIGIQSGEEVLNFCANNYLGLANHPDLIAAAKAGLDAYGFGMASVRFICGTQSIHKQLEERISAFLRTEDTILYSSCFDANAGLFEALLDADCAIISDQLNHASIIDGVRLCKAQRYRYANGDMNELERHLQDTQGAKRRMIATDGVFSMDGSIAKLAAICDLGERYDAMVMVDDSHATGFMGKTGRGSIEHCGVMGRVDVITSTLGKALGGGTGGFTSGRREIVDLLRQRSRPYLFSNTLAPAVVAASLRVLEMLVHTTALRDRLAENTAYFREQMTAQGFDIKPGIHPIVPIMLYDARLAQNMAADLLGEGIYVIGFSYPVVPQGQARIRVQVSAAHTREHLDQAVAAFAKVGKQHGVI, from the coding sequence ATGATCGAAACAGCCATCGAACAGTTTCGCGCCGAGCTGGACACCATCCGCGAGGCCGGCCTCTACAAGGCAGAGCGCGTTATCACCACCCCGCAGTCGGCCGAGATCGGCATCCAGTCCGGCGAGGAGGTCCTCAACTTCTGCGCAAACAACTACCTGGGGCTGGCCAATCATCCGGACCTGATCGCGGCGGCAAAAGCCGGCCTGGACGCCTATGGATTCGGGATGGCCTCTGTACGGTTCATTTGCGGCACGCAGTCGATCCACAAGCAGCTCGAGGAACGCATCTCGGCGTTCCTTCGCACCGAGGATACGATCCTGTATTCGTCGTGCTTCGATGCCAACGCCGGCCTGTTCGAGGCGCTGCTGGATGCCGATTGCGCCATCATCAGCGACCAGCTGAACCACGCCAGCATCATCGACGGCGTCCGTCTCTGCAAGGCGCAGCGGTATCGGTATGCGAATGGGGACATGAACGAGCTGGAGCGTCATCTGCAGGACACACAGGGCGCGAAGCGGCGCATGATCGCAACCGATGGCGTGTTCAGCATGGATGGGTCGATCGCGAAGCTGGCTGCGATCTGCGACCTGGGCGAACGATACGACGCCATGGTGATGGTGGACGATAGCCACGCGACGGGTTTCATGGGAAAAACCGGTCGCGGTTCCATCGAGCACTGCGGGGTGATGGGGCGGGTGGATGTGATCACGAGCACGCTGGGCAAGGCGCTGGGCGGCGGCACGGGCGGGTTCACGAGCGGGCGCCGCGAAATCGTCGATCTGTTGCGTCAGCGCTCACGGCCCTATCTATTTTCGAATACGCTGGCGCCGGCGGTTGTGGCCGCCAGCCTGCGCGTCCTGGAAATGCTGGTCCATACCACGGCGCTGCGGGATCGACTGGCCGAAAACACCGCCTACTTCCGCGAGCAGATGACGGCGCAGGGCTTCGACATCAAGCCGGGCATCCATCCCATCGTCCCGATCATGCTCTACGATGCCCGCCTCGCCCAGAACATGGCGGCGGATCTGCTCGGGGAGGGGATCTACGTGATCGGATTCAGCTATCCGGTCGTCCCGCAGGGTCAGGCCCGCATCCGCGTCCAGGTCTCCGCGGCCCACACACGGGAGCACCTGGACCAGGCGGTCGCGGCGTTTGCAAAGGTGGGAAAGCAACACGGCGTGATTTGA
- a CDS encoding phosphoenolpyruvate hydrolase family protein, with protein sequence MAIPRTEILNRLRALVDAKRPIVGGGAGTGISAKFEEEGGIDLIVIYNSGRFRMAGRGSLAGLMPYGDANAIVMDMAREVVTVVKRTPVLAGVCGTDPFRDMGLFLEEVKRIGFSGVQNFPTVGLIDGLFRANLEETGMGYDREIAMIGLAHRMDLLTTPYAFTPAEAEQMTAAGADIVVAHMGLTTSGSIGAATAKTLEDSVSAVQEIADAARSVRSNVIVLCHGGPIAMPEDAAYVLSRTKNVHGFYGASSMERLPVEVAMTEQVRAFKAIRMG encoded by the coding sequence ATGGCTATCCCACGCACAGAAATTCTCAACCGGCTACGCGCACTGGTTGACGCAAAACGTCCGATCGTCGGCGGCGGCGCCGGGACGGGCATCAGCGCAAAATTCGAGGAAGAGGGCGGCATCGACCTCATCGTGATCTACAACTCCGGCCGATTCCGCATGGCCGGACGCGGCTCCCTCGCCGGCCTGATGCCCTATGGCGACGCCAACGCTATCGTGATGGACATGGCGCGTGAGGTGGTCACGGTCGTCAAACGCACGCCCGTGCTCGCCGGCGTCTGCGGGACCGATCCCTTCCGCGACATGGGCTTATTTCTGGAAGAGGTCAAACGCATCGGCTTCTCCGGCGTCCAGAATTTCCCGACCGTCGGCCTGATCGACGGCCTCTTCCGCGCCAACCTGGAAGAAACCGGGATGGGATACGACCGTGAGATCGCGATGATCGGCCTTGCCCACCGGATGGATCTCCTCACGACGCCCTACGCGTTCACGCCGGCCGAAGCCGAACAAATGACGGCCGCCGGCGCCGACATCGTCGTGGCTCATATGGGACTCACCACCAGCGGCTCCATCGGCGCCGCCACGGCTAAAACGTTGGAAGACAGCGTCTCCGCCGTCCAGGAGATCGCGGATGCCGCACGCAGCGTCCGCTCCAATGTCATCGTCCTCTGCCACGGAGGCCCCATCGCCATGCCCGAGGACGCCGCCTATGTCCTGAGCCGGACCAAAAACGTCCACGGATTCTACGGCGCCTCCAGCATGGAACGCCTCCCCGTGGAAGTGGCCATGACCGAACAGGTGCGGGCGTTTAAGGCCATTCGGATGGGGTAG
- a CDS encoding sugar phosphate isomerase/epimerase family protein, whose protein sequence is MHPVSRRHFLKTTGRTLSLAAFAGLSVQCGGQAGTEQAAGGRVWTGFKYAMCNECMQELPWSEQCRIMSDAGYTGVEIAPFTLVRESVNELGPAQRQELVRVMGDYGLECVGLHWLLAPPPQGLHFTTPDPVVRAATVQYLADLVDFCADLGGRVLIFGSPNQRNTQGISVAEAKQHFIEGLTRVADHAGAREVKILVETLDSSQTDVVNTMAESVEIVRAVDKPAVGTMFDYHNTLDETETLESLIRTHFDRIEHVQIQEMDGRHLGTGTARDAYVDSFRALRQLGYDKWISLEIFDFTPGGVVIAQESMEVLRALEAASA, encoded by the coding sequence ATGCACCCTGTATCACGCAGACACTTCCTCAAGACCACCGGCCGGACCCTCTCGCTTGCCGCCTTTGCGGGCCTGTCAGTGCAGTGCGGCGGGCAGGCGGGCACGGAGCAGGCGGCCGGCGGCCGGGTATGGACGGGATTCAAGTACGCGATGTGCAACGAATGTATGCAAGAATTGCCGTGGTCCGAGCAATGCCGCATCATGTCGGATGCCGGCTATACCGGCGTCGAGATCGCTCCGTTTACCCTGGTGCGGGAGAGCGTGAACGAACTGGGGCCGGCGCAGCGGCAAGAGCTGGTGCGTGTGATGGGCGATTACGGGCTCGAGTGCGTGGGGCTACACTGGCTACTCGCCCCGCCGCCGCAGGGCCTGCACTTCACCACGCCCGACCCCGTCGTCCGGGCGGCTACCGTTCAGTATCTGGCGGATCTGGTCGATTTCTGCGCCGATCTGGGCGGTCGTGTCCTGATTTTTGGATCGCCGAACCAGCGCAACACACAGGGCATATCGGTCGCCGAGGCCAAACAGCACTTTATCGAGGGCCTGACCCGCGTGGCCGACCACGCCGGCGCGCGCGAGGTCAAGATCCTCGTCGAAACCCTCGACTCCTCCCAGACCGATGTGGTGAACACCATGGCCGAATCGGTAGAAATCGTCCGCGCGGTGGATAAGCCGGCGGTCGGCACGATGTTCGATTACCACAACACACTCGACGAGACCGAGACGCTCGAGTCCCTCATCCGGACCCACTTTGACCGCATCGAACACGTACAAATCCAGGAGATGGACGGCCGGCACCTCGGCACAGGCACCGCTCGGGACGCGTATGTCGATAGCTTCCGCGCGCTGCGCCAGCTGGGATACGACAAATGGATCTCGCTCGAGATTTTCGATTTCACGCCCGGCGGCGTCGTCATAGCGCAGGAGTCCATGGAAGTGCTCCGCGCCCTCGAAGCCGCCTCTGCGTGA
- a CDS encoding adenylate/guanylate cyclase domain-containing protein: MSYQRTTLAIVFADISKSTQLFEMFGNERAREIVARTLGILSSVTTEHEGRVIKTIGDEVMCTFDRIEQAVGATTRMPQAVVEDPELAEIGVALRIGLHFGDVLSDDYDVYGDAVNVAARMVQLARPDQIITTRITVDMLPSYQHSNLRGLGVAHVRGKKSEMEIYEVLWQPDATELTIMHGQLSMGARTPKARLYIRYAEQDYKFEKGRPPFMMGRGEKNDLVVPDQSVSRTHASIEYQGGKFILIDRSTNGTFLQIRNEEKVFLHREQIHLRNEGLIMLGQDIGEEGREAIHFQCSE; encoded by the coding sequence ATGTCGTATCAGAGAACCACGCTCGCGATCGTATTTGCCGACATCAGCAAAAGCACCCAGCTATTCGAGATGTTTGGCAACGAACGGGCCCGCGAGATTGTCGCGCGCACGCTGGGCATCCTATCCTCCGTGACGACGGAGCATGAAGGGCGGGTGATCAAGACGATCGGCGACGAAGTGATGTGCACGTTCGATCGGATCGAACAGGCCGTCGGGGCTACGACACGTATGCCTCAAGCAGTCGTCGAGGATCCGGAACTGGCGGAAATTGGCGTGGCTTTGCGGATCGGCCTGCACTTTGGCGATGTACTCAGCGACGACTACGACGTCTACGGCGATGCCGTGAACGTGGCGGCGCGGATGGTTCAGCTGGCGCGTCCGGACCAGATCATCACAACCCGAATCACCGTGGACATGCTGCCCAGCTACCAGCACTCGAACCTGCGTGGGCTCGGGGTGGCCCACGTGCGCGGGAAGAAGTCGGAGATGGAAATCTACGAGGTGCTCTGGCAGCCGGACGCCACGGAACTCACCATCATGCACGGCCAGCTCTCGATGGGCGCCCGTACCCCCAAGGCGCGCCTGTACATTCGGTATGCCGAACAAGACTACAAGTTCGAGAAGGGCCGGCCCCCTTTTATGATGGGGCGCGGCGAAAAAAACGACCTCGTCGTGCCTGACCAGAGTGTCTCCCGGACCCACGCCAGCATCGAATACCAGGGCGGCAAGTTTATCCTGATCGACCGAAGCACAAACGGCACATTCCTGCAGATTCGCAACGAAGAAAAGGTATTCCTGCACCGCGAACAGATCCACCTGCGTAACGAAGGCCTCATCATGCTCGGCCAGGACATCGGCGAAGAAGGCCGCGAAGCCATCCACTTCCAGTGCTCGGAGTGA
- a CDS encoding T9SS type A sorting domain-containing protein produces the protein MSRSVYVVALLCGLPLLCPLPSVAQPVRPGADPSATLRFIMPDGRVSRVRAFESSAGRPGDDRRLVPASATHSSMASADAGDSLALVALYESTGGPNWTERTGWLAAPVAEWAGVSVSPAGRVTEVVLSANTLTGSLPAGLAGLDSLRVLDLSANTLSGSIPVEIGELQALVDLRLWQNALSGPLPDALGSLTALEELWLFGNAFSGSIPESLSQLERLRILYLDQNEFAGAIPASLGQLEQLTELFLDTNALSGPIPETLGQLTALQSLFLGNNPLEGPLPASFEQLVDLTVFSIPNVALNGTFPGAVYAMQSLNALYMGNTGIEGPLSLSLYDLPGLTRLHLEENGLTGEIPADIGFFNLNIRELVLRGNAFTGTLPASLGSLGLLELLDVSDNQLSGDLPAELGFAQRLRYLFLDENAFTGLIPDNLAGMRLLTQLGMADNRLSGPIPDWMGDFPLLNWLNLGLNVFSGFLPDRLGRAESLQVLSLWQNQFEGPIPASMGDLRDLQLLDLGSNAFSGPIPESLGNLPALLQVFLDTNELTGRIPEGLARQASLEVLALDNNRLDGAVPAGFNSLSQLVRLTMAGNAIEDLPVLTGMTGLAVLDVRSNRLTFEDLVPNAPIAAMLYAPQQQVTPVVDVMPAGTRIRVDVGGAGNTYQWYRAGIAIPDATTPTLLLSGLQGGAVIQCAVFNESLEDLVITSVPVTADVVLVRAVIVPDSVVVAPGDSVIFTAAGFDPVGTELRFTPIWNAGGGQIDSTGLFIAGLTPGRYEVGVEDAGGTVSATALVVINDPNVTGVDDESRPESSRLAGAYPNPFVDTATIVLELAHPTEVHLSVYDLLGRRVRAPWARSLPAGRHEVPFEGVDLPAGLYLYRVEFGAAVEAGTLLKVGR, from the coding sequence ATGTCCCGCTCCGTTTACGTCGTTGCCCTCCTGTGTGGGCTCCCGCTCCTCTGTCCGCTCCCCTCCGTCGCGCAACCCGTGCGCCCGGGCGCCGATCCGTCGGCCACGCTGCGGTTCATTATGCCCGACGGACGGGTGAGCCGGGTGCGCGCGTTCGAATCCTCGGCGGGGCGCCCGGGAGACGATCGCCGGCTCGTGCCGGCCAGCGCGACGCATTCCTCGATGGCGTCGGCGGACGCCGGCGATTCGCTGGCTCTGGTGGCGCTATATGAATCTACCGGCGGGCCGAACTGGACGGAGCGGACGGGATGGCTCGCCGCGCCCGTGGCCGAGTGGGCAGGGGTCAGCGTGTCTCCGGCCGGGCGCGTGACGGAGGTCGTGCTGTCCGCCAATACCCTGACGGGTTCGCTGCCCGCCGGCCTGGCCGGGTTGGATTCGCTCCGGGTGCTCGACCTCTCCGCGAACACGCTCTCCGGATCTATCCCCGTGGAAATCGGGGAGTTGCAGGCGCTGGTCGACCTGCGCCTCTGGCAGAATGCCCTGAGCGGCCCGCTGCCGGACGCCCTGGGGAGCCTGACGGCTCTGGAAGAATTATGGCTGTTCGGCAATGCCTTCAGCGGCTCGATCCCCGAGTCCCTGAGCCAGCTGGAGCGCCTACGCATATTGTATCTCGATCAAAATGAATTCGCCGGCGCCATCCCGGCATCGCTCGGGCAGCTCGAGCAGCTTACCGAACTGTTCCTCGACACCAATGCGTTGAGCGGGCCCATTCCCGAAACCCTGGGACAACTCACGGCACTCCAGTCGTTATTCCTGGGTAACAACCCGCTGGAAGGCCCCCTCCCCGCATCGTTTGAGCAGTTGGTGGATCTTACCGTTTTTTCGATTCCCAATGTAGCCCTTAACGGGACGTTTCCAGGTGCTGTTTATGCCATGCAGAGCCTGAATGCGCTGTATATGGGCAACACCGGAATCGAAGGGCCGCTCTCGCTTTCGTTGTACGACCTGCCGGGCCTCACCCGTCTCCATCTGGAGGAAAACGGGCTCACCGGCGAGATCCCGGCCGACATCGGCTTTTTTAACCTGAACATCCGGGAGCTCGTACTGCGTGGCAATGCCTTCACGGGGACCCTGCCGGCCTCACTGGGAAGCCTCGGGCTCCTGGAGTTACTCGACGTCAGCGACAATCAGCTCTCGGGCGACCTGCCGGCGGAACTGGGTTTTGCCCAGCGGCTGCGGTATCTATTCCTCGACGAAAACGCCTTTACGGGGCTCATCCCGGACAACCTGGCCGGCATGCGTCTGCTTACCCAGTTGGGTATGGCGGACAACCGCCTCAGCGGTCCGATTCCCGATTGGATGGGCGACTTCCCCCTCCTCAACTGGCTCAATCTGGGGCTGAACGTGTTTTCGGGATTCCTGCCAGATCGCCTCGGCCGGGCGGAGTCCCTCCAGGTGCTGAGTCTGTGGCAGAACCAGTTCGAGGGCCCTATCCCCGCTTCCATGGGTGACTTGCGCGACCTCCAGCTACTGGACCTGGGCTCCAACGCGTTCTCGGGCCCGATCCCCGAGTCGCTCGGCAATCTGCCGGCGCTACTTCAGGTATTTCTCGATACCAACGAACTGACCGGCCGCATCCCCGAAGGCCTGGCCCGACAGGCCAGCCTGGAGGTGCTCGCCCTGGATAACAACAGGCTGGACGGCGCGGTGCCGGCCGGCTTCAATAGCCTCTCGCAGCTCGTTCGCCTCACGATGGCTGGGAATGCCATTGAGGATCTCCCGGTGTTGACCGGCATGACCGGGCTAGCCGTGCTCGATGTGCGCTCCAACCGGCTCACTTTCGAGGACCTGGTACCCAACGCCCCCATCGCGGCCATGCTCTATGCGCCACAACAACAGGTGACGCCGGTGGTCGACGTCATGCCGGCCGGTACGCGCATCCGGGTGGATGTCGGCGGAGCCGGCAATACCTACCAGTGGTATCGGGCCGGGATTGCCATTCCAGACGCCACAACGCCCACGCTCCTGTTGAGCGGACTTCAAGGTGGGGCCGTCATTCAGTGCGCGGTCTTTAATGAGAGCCTGGAGGATCTGGTCATCACGAGCGTCCCCGTCACGGCGGATGTGGTACTGGTCCGTGCCGTTATCGTCCCGGATTCCGTGGTGGTTGCCCCGGGCGACTCGGTGATATTTACCGCCGCCGGGTTCGACCCGGTGGGGACGGAGCTGAGATTCACGCCGATCTGGAACGCCGGCGGCGGGCAGATCGACAGCACCGGACTGTTCATCGCAGGGTTGACGCCCGGTCGTTACGAGGTGGGGGTAGAAGATGCCGGCGGCACCGTGTCCGCCACGGCGCTCGTCGTCATCAACGACCCGAACGTCACCGGGGTCGACGATGAGTCGCGGCCGGAATCGTCGCGTCTGGCCGGCGCATACCCCAATCCGTTCGTGGATACGGCGACGATCGTGCTGGAACTGGCCCATCCGACTGAGGTGCACCTGTCTGTGTACGATCTCCTGGGCCGGCGCGTCCGTGCACCGTGGGCCCGGTCTCTACCCGCCGGACGCCACGAGGTGCCCTTCGAGGGTGTCGACCTGCCTGCCGGCCTATATCTCTATCGGGTGGAATTCGGTGCGGCTGTTGAAGCCGGCACGTTGCTGAAGGTGGGGAGATAG
- the proS gene encoding proline--tRNA ligase → MADVITPRTEDYAQWYVDVVRRAKLADYSPVRGSMIIRPNGYAVWERLRDELDRMLKDTGHENAYFPLFIPQSFLAREAKHVEGFAKECAVVTHSRLKMSDDGQSLIVDPDAALEENLIVRPTSETIIWDTYSKWIQSWRDLPILINQWANVVRWEMRTRLFLRTMEFLWQEGHTAHATREEAMTETLLILDIYAHLAEEYMAMPVVKGIKTVSERFAGAEETFCIEALMQDGKALQAGTSHFLGQNFARAFNCQFQNQNNELEYVWASSWGVSTRLIGGLILTHSDDQGLVLPPKLAPTQVVIVPIPKKGQEATILEAAERLARTLKDAGVRVKLDASEAQRPGWKFSEYEVQGVPIRLAIGARDVENGTIEMARRDTFEKTSVPQDALAGVVRDTLDAIQKNLFERALAYRANLTTRVDSLEEFTEVLESKGGFLLAHWDGTAETEARIKEQTKATIRCIPLDQEREPGLDMLTGKPSTGRVLFAKAY, encoded by the coding sequence ATGGCTGACGTTATCACACCACGCACCGAGGACTACGCCCAGTGGTATGTCGACGTCGTTCGGCGCGCCAAACTCGCCGACTATTCTCCCGTTCGTGGCTCGATGATCATCCGCCCGAACGGTTACGCCGTGTGGGAGCGTCTGCGCGACGAGCTGGACCGGATGTTAAAGGACACGGGCCATGAAAACGCATACTTTCCGCTCTTTATCCCTCAGTCTTTTCTCGCTCGCGAGGCAAAACACGTCGAGGGCTTCGCGAAAGAATGCGCGGTCGTCACGCATTCGCGCCTGAAGATGTCGGACGATGGGCAGAGCCTGATCGTCGACCCCGACGCTGCGCTCGAAGAAAACCTCATCGTCCGCCCCACCAGCGAGACGATCATCTGGGACACGTATAGCAAGTGGATTCAGTCCTGGCGCGATCTCCCGATCCTGATCAACCAGTGGGCGAACGTCGTCCGTTGGGAAATGCGCACGCGTCTGTTCCTTCGGACGATGGAGTTTCTCTGGCAAGAGGGGCACACGGCGCACGCCACACGGGAGGAGGCCATGACCGAGACCCTCCTTATCCTGGACATCTACGCCCACCTGGCCGAGGAGTACATGGCGATGCCGGTGGTGAAGGGCATCAAGACAGTAAGCGAGCGTTTCGCCGGCGCCGAGGAGACGTTCTGCATCGAGGCGCTCATGCAAGACGGCAAGGCCCTCCAGGCCGGCACGAGCCACTTTCTCGGCCAGAACTTCGCCCGCGCCTTTAACTGCCAGTTCCAGAACCAGAATAACGAACTGGAATACGTCTGGGCGTCCTCCTGGGGCGTCTCGACCCGCCTCATCGGCGGCCTCATCCTTACGCACTCGGACGACCAGGGGCTGGTCCTACCCCCGAAGCTCGCGCCGACACAGGTGGTCATCGTCCCAATCCCCAAAAAGGGCCAGGAAGCAACCATCCTGGAGGCGGCCGAGCGGCTGGCTCGCACCCTCAAGGACGCCGGCGTCCGCGTCAAGCTGGACGCGAGCGAAGCCCAGCGCCCCGGCTGGAAGTTCAGCGAATATGAAGTCCAGGGCGTCCCCATACGCCTCGCCATCGGCGCGCGCGATGTGGAGAATGGCACGATCGAGATGGCGCGTCGCGACACGTTCGAAAAGACGTCGGTACCGCAGGACGCCCTCGCCGGCGTCGTCCGCGACACGCTGGATGCCATCCAGAAGAACCTGTTCGAACGCGCCCTGGCCTACCGGGCCAACCTCACCACGCGCGTCGATTCCCTTGAGGAGTTCACGGAGGTGCTCGAATCGAAGGGCGGCTTCCTGCTCGCCCACTGGGACGGCACCGCCGAAACGGAGGCGCGGATCAAGGAACAGACCAAAGCCACCATCCGCTGCATCCCGCTCGACCAGGAGCGGGAGCCAGGCCTAGACATGCTCACCGGGAAACCGTCGACCGGGCGGGTGCTGTTCGCGAAGGCGTATTAG
- a CDS encoding outer membrane protein transport protein translates to MVSTPIQRGRRQRRVSVLALSVFVMGVLAGFTRPAAAQTVEDALLFTQRGPATGARSIGLAGAGISGIGDVSAFYTNPAGLGWLRQSQFTGGLNFLSAKDESIVDRDGFDSAFEDDLTKQRLGNIAALYRMPTRQGSFVIGASFHQTQSYDRSLGFTGLNADGSITDVLLPFSDEFEVEENTDGSFSPRFFADLPEIAYLGGAIEFLGENVGTANDLFYQAVNPGSTIEQTGDVLQEGRLSELSFGGAMEAAKGVMVGVGLNFSFGTYEFDSVFEEFDINGENTEDLYIVFDGDRELRGFDRVAYGERFQSELLGANLRMGVSADAGAGLRVGLTLETPTFYRVDEDFDTIITTDFDNGATLSYGGQSDDIGRGTFEYDITTPWRFGAGLGYSNSGFNIMGDVEFIDWSQLDMAAATDQDFFDDLNRSIRDNFQPVINTRVGLEYQFEDFRVRGGVAFYPDPIDAGIRSDEATSVDRARTYISAGFGYRFSNKLEVDFGWMQERQDDLYLPDFVDYSVQETVRRDQFLVGLNILL, encoded by the coding sequence ATGGTATCAACTCCCATACAGCGCGGGCGGCGTCAGCGCCGCGTTTCGGTCCTCGCGTTATCCGTCTTCGTGATGGGTGTGCTGGCAGGCTTCACGCGGCCGGCGGCCGCGCAGACGGTGGAGGATGCCTTGCTCTTTACCCAGCGCGGCCCGGCTACCGGCGCTCGCTCGATCGGGCTCGCTGGCGCTGGCATCAGCGGCATCGGGGACGTTTCGGCTTTCTACACAAACCCCGCCGGCCTGGGCTGGCTCCGCCAATCCCAATTCACGGGCGGACTGAACTTCCTCTCCGCAAAAGACGAATCGATCGTGGATCGGGATGGGTTCGATTCGGCCTTTGAAGACGACCTCACCAAGCAGCGCCTCGGAAACATCGCGGCCCTCTATCGGATGCCGACCCGCCAGGGCTCCTTTGTCATCGGCGCCTCGTTCCACCAGACCCAGTCGTACGACCGATCGCTCGGGTTCACCGGCCTGAACGCGGACGGATCGATCACGGATGTCCTCCTGCCGTTTTCGGATGAGTTCGAGGTGGAGGAGAATACGGATGGTTCGTTCTCACCGCGGTTCTTCGCCGATCTCCCCGAGATCGCGTATCTCGGAGGGGCCATCGAATTCCTCGGTGAGAATGTGGGTACCGCGAACGACCTCTTCTACCAGGCTGTCAACCCGGGTTCGACGATCGAACAAACCGGCGATGTCCTGCAGGAGGGCCGGCTTAGCGAACTCAGCTTCGGCGGCGCCATGGAGGCGGCAAAGGGCGTCATGGTCGGCGTCGGGCTGAACTTCTCCTTCGGTACGTACGAGTTCGATAGCGTGTTCGAGGAGTTCGACATCAACGGCGAAAACACGGAAGATCTGTACATCGTCTTCGATGGCGACCGCGAACTGCGCGGCTTCGATAGGGTAGCGTATGGCGAACGGTTTCAGTCGGAGCTGCTCGGCGCCAACCTGCGCATGGGCGTTTCGGCCGACGCCGGCGCCGGCCTGCGGGTGGGCCTCACCCTGGAGACGCCGACCTTTTATCGAGTGGATGAGGACTTCGACACAATCATCACTACCGACTTCGATAACGGCGCGACCCTTTCGTACGGCGGCCAGTCGGACGATATCGGTCGCGGCACCTTCGAATATGACATCACCACGCCCTGGCGGTTTGGCGCCGGCCTGGGTTACTCGAACTCCGGCTTCAACATCATGGGCGACGTAGAATTCATCGACTGGTCGCAACTCGACATGGCCGCGGCGACCGATCAGGACTTCTTCGACGACCTGAACCGATCCATCCGCGACAACTTCCAGCCCGTGATCAACACCCGTGTGGGTCTGGAATACCAGTTCGAGGATTTCCGTGTCCGCGGCGGCGTCGCCTTTTATCCGGACCCCATCGACGCCGGCATCCGCAGCGACGAGGCCACCTCGGTCGATCGCGCGAGGACGTACATTTCGGCCGGCTTTGGCTATCGGTTCTCCAACAAGCTGGAGGTCGATTTTGGGTGGATGCAGGAGCGTCAGGACGACCTCTACCTGCCTGACTTCGTCGACTACTCCGTCCAGGAGACGGTCCGTCGCGACCAGTTCCTCGTCGGGCTGAACATCCTACTCTAG